In the Elioraea tepida genome, one interval contains:
- a CDS encoding MaoC family dehydratase, producing the protein MPGLWFEEFSEGMVFDHPIRRTVTDADNVLFCALTMNPAALHLDAEAAKATPFGRTIVNSLYTLGLMVGISVHDTTLGTTVANLGFEEVAFPAPLFPGDTVSVRSTVLAVRESRSRPGEGIVTFLHEAFRQDGVLVARCRRAALMRKRPHGEAAA; encoded by the coding sequence ATGCCCGGCCTCTGGTTCGAGGAGTTCAGCGAGGGGATGGTCTTCGACCATCCGATCCGACGCACCGTGACGGACGCCGACAACGTGCTGTTCTGCGCGCTCACGATGAACCCGGCGGCGCTGCATCTCGATGCCGAGGCGGCGAAGGCGACTCCGTTCGGAAGGACGATCGTGAACTCGCTCTACACGCTCGGGCTGATGGTCGGGATCTCGGTGCATGACACCACGCTCGGCACCACGGTCGCCAATCTCGGCTTCGAGGAGGTTGCCTTTCCCGCCCCGCTGTTTCCCGGCGATACGGTGTCCGTCCGTTCCACCGTGCTTGCGGTGCGCGAGAGCCGCTCCCGCCCGGGCGAAGGGATCGTCACCTTCCTCCACGAGGCATTCCGCCAGGACGGCGTGCTCGTGGCGCGCTGCCGGCGCGCAGCGCTGATGCGCAAGCGCCCACACGGCGAGGCGGCGG